Proteins from a genomic interval of Pithys albifrons albifrons isolate INPA30051 chromosome 15, PitAlb_v1, whole genome shotgun sequence:
- the FABP6 gene encoding gastrotropin — MAFTGKYEFEGDENYDDFVKAIGLPSDKIEMGRNCKIVTEVVQNGNDFTWTQHFPGGRTTTNTFSVGVEADMETMGGRKFKAAVKMEDGKLVADFPNYHHTAEICGGKLVEISTSSGVVYKRTSKKIA; from the exons ATGGCATTCACGGGCAAATACGAGTTTGAAGGCGATGAGAACTATGATGACTTTGTGAAGGCGATTG GTCTTCCCAGTGACAAGATTGAAATGGGAAGGAATTGCAAAATAGTGACTGAGGTGGTGCAGAATGGCAATGACTTCacctggacacagcacttcCCAGGCGGCCGCACCACGACCAACACGTTCTCAGTTGGCGTAGAAGCAGACATGGAGACCATGGGGGGCAGAAAGTTCAAG GCTGCTGTTAAAATGGAAGATGGAAAACTGGTAGCTGATTTTCCCAACTACCATCACACTGCAGAGATTTGTGGAGGAAAACTGGTAGAG atttCCACTTCTTCTGGTGTAGTCTACAAAAGGACCAGCAAAAAGATTGCTTAA